The following are from one region of the Pseudohongiella spirulinae genome:
- the holA gene encoding DNA polymerase III subunit delta produces the protein MKVYADQFNRHLQGELHNAYWICGDEPLQLRELTDALRKKSRSNGYTEREVYEVDRQFDWRTLHAASSSMSLFADKKLIELRLRQGKLDEPARKQLTEYLLSPATDTLLLMISPKLDSAATKTQWFKKIEQNIVLVQVYAVETDKLNAWISRRLANFNLRADADALQLLADRIEGNMLAADQEIEKLSLLYGKDRQLGIQDIARSVADNSRFNVFSLIDACLAGDPVKAVHTLQRMREEGAEALMIVAMLAREIRLLMSMALQIEKGTSLAAAVQSARVWKNRQSLVNRTLQRHSSDSFQSMLSQLRDVDMAVKGLGSQSPWIILEQLICHLSGRALKFQSAQASQ, from the coding sequence ATGAAGGTCTATGCAGATCAGTTCAACAGGCACCTGCAAGGCGAGTTGCATAATGCGTACTGGATTTGCGGGGATGAGCCTCTACAGCTACGTGAGCTGACCGACGCCTTACGTAAAAAAAGTCGCAGCAACGGATATACCGAACGTGAAGTTTATGAGGTCGACCGACAGTTCGATTGGCGCACACTTCACGCCGCCAGCAGCAGCATGTCTCTGTTCGCCGATAAAAAACTGATCGAGCTGCGCCTTCGGCAGGGCAAACTGGATGAGCCGGCGCGTAAACAGTTGACAGAGTACCTGCTGTCCCCGGCCACCGATACACTGTTGCTGATGATAAGTCCGAAACTGGATAGTGCCGCTACAAAAACTCAGTGGTTCAAGAAAATTGAGCAGAATATTGTTCTGGTGCAGGTCTACGCTGTTGAGACTGACAAACTCAATGCCTGGATCAGCCGACGTCTGGCCAACTTCAATTTGCGGGCTGACGCCGATGCTTTGCAGCTTCTGGCGGATCGGATAGAAGGAAATATGTTGGCGGCAGACCAGGAAATAGAAAAACTATCTTTGCTGTATGGCAAGGACAGACAACTTGGCATCCAGGATATCGCCCGTAGCGTCGCCGACAATTCACGGTTCAACGTATTCTCCCTGATCGATGCCTGCCTGGCAGGAGATCCAGTCAAAGCAGTACACACGCTACAGCGCATGCGTGAAGAAGGTGCAGAAGCACTGATGATCGTCGCCATGCTGGCCAGAGAAATCAGACTGCTTATGAGCATGGCGCTGCAGATAGAAAAAGGCACATCCCTTGCTGCGGCTGTGCAAAGCGCTCGTGTCTGGAAAAACCGACAATCATTAGTCAACAGGACACTGCAACGCCATTCCAGCGATTCATTTCAATCAATGCTATCCCAGCTAAGGGATGTCGACATGGCAGTAAAAGGCCTGGGATCACAGTCACCCTGGATCATCCTTGAGCAGTTAATCTGCCATCTGAGTGGCAGAGCGCTCAAATTCCAATCCGCCCAAGCGTCGCAATAA
- the lptE gene encoding LPS assembly lipoprotein LptE, which yields MNAVRVLILTLGLSAVSACGFTLRGSESAALPFPTLILSHPAGPYPLRAPLIEALRASNVDLVENNNSDLQLVLSAEEQERRTISINTRAGAGQYELTVSIQANLYRAGQHLAGPETLTASGTFYEDTANISGSSSGQELLLADIRRELASQVIRRLQAVSL from the coding sequence ATGAACGCGGTGCGCGTGCTGATCCTGACACTGGGCCTGTCTGCTGTCAGCGCCTGTGGCTTTACCCTGCGCGGCTCAGAGTCAGCAGCGCTGCCATTCCCGACGCTTATCCTGAGTCATCCGGCAGGCCCCTACCCCTTGCGGGCTCCGCTTATCGAGGCTTTGCGGGCCAGTAATGTGGACCTTGTCGAAAACAATAACAGTGATCTGCAGCTCGTGCTGTCGGCTGAAGAACAGGAACGCCGAACGATCAGTATCAATACCCGCGCCGGCGCCGGGCAGTATGAGCTGACAGTCAGTATCCAGGCGAATCTTTATCGCGCCGGCCAGCACCTGGCCGGTCCCGAAACACTCACCGCCAGCGGCACATTCTATGAAGATACTGCCAATATCAGCGGCAGCAGCAGCGGTCAGGAATTGTTGCTGGCAGATATCAGACGCGAGCTTGCCAGTCAGGTGATCAGACGCCTGCAGGCTGTTTCCTTATGA
- a CDS encoding DUF4404 family protein: MTQDRVKTLLAQLQAELSKAEDLDEETLALAQQLDDDIDALLERQEPNSPEMDNAIALEARFAANHPVAERIVREIIATLGRIGI; the protein is encoded by the coding sequence GTGACTCAGGATCGCGTTAAAACATTATTGGCTCAGCTCCAGGCCGAGCTGTCAAAGGCTGAAGATCTGGATGAGGAAACGCTGGCTCTTGCCCAGCAACTGGACGACGACATCGACGCACTTCTTGAGCGTCAGGAACCGAATAGTCCGGAGATGGACAATGCAATTGCCCTGGAAGCCAGATTTGCAGCAAATCATCCAGTTGCCGAACGGATCGTACGGGAAATTATTGCGACGCTTGGGCGGATTGGAATTTGA
- the leuS gene encoding leucine--tRNA ligase, with the protein MSTESHTQYQPAQVEQTAQQYWEEQQSFRVTEDPDKEKFYCLSMFPYPSGHLHMGHVRNYLIGDVISRHQRMLGKNVLQPMGWDAFGLPAENAAMQRGIAPASWTWSNIDYMRKQLKQLGYAYDWSRELATCHPDYYRWEQWFFTKLFQKGMVYKKEAEVNWDPVDQTVLANEQVVDGRGWRSGALVERRKIPQWFIKITDYAQELLDDLDKLEDWPDEVRTMQANWIGRSEGVELSFKIADSDEQITVYTTRPDTLMGVTYAAVAPQHPLAERAAADNPALAAFIEQQSHIKVAEADMATMEKLGMDSGVKAVHPITGDLIPIFVANFVLMSYGTGAVMAVPAHDQRDYEFARKYQLPIKQVIQAATDDAECDLEKAAFTEKGVLINSGEFDGLSSSAAFDAIEAWLNKRGIGRKQVNFRLRDWGVSRQRYWGTPIPIINCSSCGAVPVPESDLPVVLPEDVSFTDSGSPIKRMPEFYQVKCPACGSDAERETDTFDTFMESSWYYARYACPDLKTGMLDERADYWLPVDQYIGGIEHAILHLLYARFFHKLMRDEGLISSDEPFKRLLTQGMVLKDGSKMSKSKGNTVEPAQLIEQYGADTVRLFTMFAAPPNQSLEWSDSGVEGSSRFLRKLWRIVVTHGTCEAAFDTTSLKDSQKQLRFKTHSTLQKVSDDYGRRQTFNTAIAAVMELVNTITRFQDENDCSADNQQNRAVVQEALEIVLLSLSPVVPHFCHALWMSMGHQKAIINEAWPSVDSDALIQDQIQIVIQVNGKLRGRLDVRRDIGKDQLEALALADGNVRNFTEGKTVRKVIIVPGKLINIVVA; encoded by the coding sequence ATGAGCACTGAAAGTCACACTCAATACCAGCCAGCCCAGGTAGAACAGACCGCCCAGCAGTACTGGGAGGAACAACAAAGTTTCCGCGTCACTGAAGACCCGGACAAGGAGAAATTTTACTGCCTGTCCATGTTCCCCTACCCCAGCGGCCACCTGCATATGGGTCACGTACGCAACTACCTGATTGGCGATGTGATCAGTCGACACCAGCGCATGCTGGGCAAGAATGTCCTGCAGCCTATGGGCTGGGATGCATTTGGTTTGCCCGCCGAAAATGCGGCCATGCAGCGCGGCATTGCACCTGCGTCCTGGACCTGGAGCAACATTGATTACATGCGCAAACAACTCAAACAACTGGGTTATGCCTATGACTGGAGTCGTGAGCTGGCGACCTGCCACCCAGACTACTATCGCTGGGAACAATGGTTTTTTACCAAACTGTTCCAAAAGGGCATGGTTTACAAGAAAGAAGCCGAGGTCAACTGGGATCCGGTTGATCAGACTGTGCTGGCAAACGAACAGGTAGTTGACGGACGCGGCTGGCGCTCTGGTGCTCTGGTGGAGCGGCGCAAAATTCCACAGTGGTTTATCAAGATCACTGATTACGCTCAGGAGCTTCTTGACGATCTGGACAAGCTCGAAGACTGGCCAGATGAAGTGCGCACCATGCAGGCCAACTGGATTGGTCGCTCAGAAGGTGTAGAGCTGAGCTTCAAAATCGCCGACAGTGATGAGCAGATCACTGTCTATACCACCCGACCGGATACCCTGATGGGCGTCACCTACGCAGCCGTGGCACCTCAGCACCCGCTGGCCGAACGGGCTGCCGCTGACAACCCTGCCCTGGCCGCGTTTATCGAACAGCAAAGCCACATCAAGGTAGCTGAAGCCGATATGGCGACCATGGAAAAACTGGGCATGGACAGCGGCGTCAAGGCTGTGCATCCGATCACCGGTGATCTTATTCCGATTTTTGTCGCCAATTTTGTTTTGATGAGCTACGGAACCGGCGCAGTCATGGCCGTTCCGGCCCATGATCAACGGGACTACGAGTTTGCCCGCAAATATCAATTACCAATCAAACAGGTTATACAAGCGGCTACGGACGATGCTGAATGCGATCTGGAAAAAGCGGCTTTTACCGAAAAAGGCGTACTTATCAATTCCGGCGAATTCGACGGACTGAGCTCAAGCGCGGCGTTTGATGCGATTGAAGCCTGGCTCAACAAACGGGGTATCGGCCGCAAGCAGGTCAATTTCAGATTGCGCGACTGGGGTGTCTCACGTCAGCGCTACTGGGGCACACCTATTCCGATCATCAATTGTTCGTCTTGCGGCGCGGTGCCGGTTCCCGAGTCAGATCTGCCTGTTGTGTTGCCCGAGGATGTCAGCTTCACCGATTCGGGGTCGCCCATCAAACGTATGCCCGAGTTCTATCAGGTCAAATGCCCTGCCTGCGGTTCCGATGCTGAGCGCGAAACAGATACTTTCGACACCTTTATGGAGTCCTCCTGGTACTATGCCCGTTATGCGTGCCCGGACCTGAAAACCGGCATGCTGGACGAGCGGGCCGATTACTGGCTCCCGGTTGACCAGTATATCGGGGGAATTGAACATGCCATTTTGCACCTGTTATACGCCCGTTTCTTCCACAAATTGATGCGCGACGAAGGACTGATCAGTTCCGATGAGCCATTCAAGCGCCTGTTGACTCAGGGTATGGTGTTAAAAGACGGCAGTAAAATGTCGAAGTCCAAGGGTAACACTGTTGAACCAGCACAACTGATAGAGCAATACGGCGCTGACACGGTCCGCCTGTTCACCATGTTTGCAGCGCCACCCAATCAATCCCTGGAGTGGTCCGACAGCGGCGTGGAAGGCAGTTCGCGATTTCTGCGGAAGCTTTGGCGCATTGTAGTGACTCATGGCACCTGTGAGGCAGCGTTTGACACGACCAGCCTGAAAGATTCACAGAAACAACTGCGTTTTAAAACTCACAGCACTTTGCAGAAAGTCAGCGACGACTATGGTCGCCGTCAGACATTCAACACGGCCATCGCCGCTGTCATGGAGCTGGTCAACACCATTACACGGTTCCAGGACGAGAACGACTGCAGCGCTGATAACCAGCAAAATCGCGCCGTGGTTCAGGAGGCATTGGAGATCGTTCTGTTGTCGCTGTCGCCGGTTGTCCCGCATTTCTGCCACGCACTCTGGATGAGCATGGGACACCAAAAGGCCATTATCAATGAGGCCTGGCCGTCAGTAGACTCCGACGCTCTGATACAGGATCAGATTCAGATTGTCATTCAGGTTAATGGCAAACTGCGCGGCAGACTGGACGTGAGACGCGACATCGGCAAGGACCAGCTGGAAGCGCTGGCGTTGGCCGATGGCAATGTACGCAACTTCACAGAAGGCAAGACCGTGCGTAAGGTCATTATTGTTCCCGGCAAGCTGATCAACATTGTGGTGGCCTGA
- a CDS encoding HlyC/CorC family transporter, whose translation MTDEPPSTGETRQKSWLERIVQVFSDEPTDTKSLLNLIRNAEQDQVLDADALSIIEGALQVSSMQVREIMIPRSQMVTVSINDSLQEILDIVIEAAHSRFPVTGDNPDQVIGIMLAKDLLPLALTDSNERFNLKDMVRPATCVPESKRLNVLLKEFRETRNHMAVVIDEYGMVCGLVTIEDVLEQIIGEIDDEYDVDDESYIKPLGDSQFIVKALTPVEEFNEYFGSEFSDEEADTVGGLLLQKLRHIPERDETVELDQYRFTVLNADSRQIRLLKLTVPTSTEPN comes from the coding sequence ATGACCGACGAACCCCCCAGTACTGGCGAAACCCGCCAGAAATCCTGGCTGGAGCGCATTGTGCAGGTGTTCAGCGATGAGCCGACGGACACCAAAAGCCTGCTGAATCTGATCAGAAACGCTGAACAGGATCAAGTGCTCGACGCCGATGCTCTGAGCATTATCGAGGGCGCACTGCAAGTGTCCAGTATGCAGGTACGGGAAATCATGATCCCTCGCTCGCAAATGGTCACCGTATCGATCAACGACTCCCTGCAGGAGATTCTGGATATCGTCATTGAAGCGGCTCATTCCCGTTTCCCCGTCACGGGTGACAATCCAGACCAGGTTATCGGAATTATGCTGGCCAAAGATCTGTTGCCGCTGGCTTTAACGGACAGCAACGAACGCTTTAATCTGAAAGACATGGTTCGCCCCGCCACCTGCGTGCCGGAGAGCAAGCGGCTCAATGTTCTGCTGAAAGAGTTTCGTGAAACCCGCAACCATATGGCAGTGGTTATTGACGAGTACGGCATGGTTTGCGGGTTGGTCACTATTGAGGATGTGCTGGAACAGATAATTGGCGAAATTGATGATGAATATGATGTCGACGATGAAAGCTATATCAAACCGTTGGGAGACTCGCAATTCATCGTCAAGGCGCTGACCCCGGTTGAAGAATTTAACGAGTACTTCGGCAGCGAGTTCAGTGACGAAGAAGCAGACACCGTCGGCGGCCTGCTGCTGCAAAAACTGCGTCACATTCCGGAGCGGGACGAGACCGTAGAACTGGACCAGTATCGCTTCACCGTCCTTAACGCCGACAGCCGTCAGATAAGGCTATTAAAACTGACAGTACCGACGTCCACTGAACCCAATTAA